A region from the Silene latifolia isolate original U9 population chromosome 7, ASM4854445v1, whole genome shotgun sequence genome encodes:
- the LOC141589859 gene encoding uncharacterized protein LOC141589859, whose amino-acid sequence MGNIVHIDEKWFYISQDGAKFFLLSEEIDPYRHCQSKSFITKVMFMAAVSRPIYDGDGNLLFDGKIGIFPFTFEDPAKRNSKNRPTGTLETKSVASINKQVTKDMLINKVIPAIHSKWPASMSKEIIIQQDNAKPHIKGNDLDFLMAANSNGFNISLTQQPPNSPDLNVLDLGFFKSIQSLQTKKRASTVDKLVSNVLDAWDGEPAQCLSDVWLSLQACMLEIIKLKGHNNYKVPHLKKKAQRLAGTLPRNLVADESIVRECLTHLHVNGKDANLDEISVPLALNHPF is encoded by the coding sequence ATGGGAAATATAGTCCATATTGATGAGAAATGGTTCTATATCTCACAAGATGGAGCTAAGTTTTTTCTATTGAGTGAAGAAATTGATCCTTATAGACATTGTCAAAGCAAAAGTTTCATCACTAAAGTCATGTTTATGGCTGCCGTTTCAAGACCCATTTATGATGGAGATGGTAACCTTTTGTTTGATGGAAAAATAGGGATATTTCCATTTACTTTCGAAGATCCAGCTAAAAGGAATTCAAAAAACAGACCTACTGGAACTCTTGAAACCAAATCAGTGGCTTCAATAAACAAACAAGTGACTAAGGATATGTTAATAAATAAGGTGATCCCAGCCATTCACAGTAAATGGCCAGCATCAATGAGCAAGGAAATCATCATCCAGCAGGATAATGCAAAGCCACATATAAAGGGTAATGACCTTGACTTTTTAATGGCAGCTAACTCAAATGGTTTCAACATTAGTTTGACACAACAACCACCAAATTCACCAGATCTCAATGTGTTAGACTTGGGTTTTTTTAAGTCAATACAGTCATTGCAAACAAAAAAGAGAGCAAGCACAGTTGATAAGTTGGTGTCCAATGTGTTGGACGCTTGGGATGGAGAACCAGCACAATGCTTAAGTGATGTTTGGCTTAGTCTACAAGCATGTATGTTGGAGATAATTAAGCTAAAAGGGCACAATAACTATAAGGTACCACATCTGAAGAAAAAAGCACAAAGGTTGGCAGGAACTTTACCAAGAAATTTAGTTGCAGATGAATCAATAGTTAGGGAATGTCTTACTCATTTACATGTAAATGGCAAGGATGCAAACTTAGATGAAATAAGTGTGCCTCTTGCCTTAAATCATCCCTTTTAG